In Falco cherrug isolate bFalChe1 chromosome 5, bFalChe1.pri, whole genome shotgun sequence, one DNA window encodes the following:
- the GALNT4 gene encoding polypeptide N-acetylgalactosaminyltransferase 4 has product MRIRLARRWTWVRKSCVFLGFLMIAYFAVELSVSSFGASLAGESISKGKWERRFSDGAEEAVDLARPVYDKSPPDPYAPGEWGKASRLQLGPEEKKQEEELIEKYAINIYLSDKISLHRHIEDNRLSGCKTKSYDYRRLPTTSVVIAFYNEAWSTLLRTIHSVLETSPSVLLKEIILVDDLSDKVYLKAELEKYISSLKRVRLIRTNKREGLVRARLIGATFATGDVLTFLDCHCECVSGWLEPLLERIAENETVIVCPVIDTIDWKTFEYYMQTAEPMIGGFDWRLTFQWHSVPKHERLRRKSETDPIRSPTMAGGLFAVSKKYFEYLGTYDTGMDVWGGENLELSFRVWQCGGMLEIHPCSHVGHVFPKRAPYARPNFLQNTARAAEVWMDEYKEHFYNRNPSARKENYGDISERKILRERLKCKSFNWYLKNVFAELHVPEDRPGWHGAIRSAGIASECLDYVLPEHHPTGAHLSLFGCHGQGGNQFFEYTSNKEIRFNSVTELCAEVPEHEDFIGMRRCPKDGSPTPEIIIWHFKEDGTIYHPHSGKCLTAYRTTEGRADVQMRTCNAADKNQIWKFEK; this is encoded by the coding sequence ATGAGGATCCGTCTGGCGAGAAGATGGACGTGGGTCCgcaaaagctgtgtgtttcTCGGCTTCTTGATGATCGCTTACTTTGCGGTCGAGCTGTCGGTTTCTTCCTTCGGTGCCTCCCTCGCCGGGGAGAGCATCAGCAAAGGGAAATGGGAGAGGCGCTTTTCTGACGGTGCAGAAGAAGCTGTGGATTTGGCTCGTCCAGTTTATGACAAATCCCCGCCTGATCCCTATGCCCCAGGAGAATGGGGTAAGGCTTCTCGCCtgcagctgggccctgaggaaaagaaacaggaagaagagCTGATTGAGAAGTAtgcaattaatatttatttgagTGATAAAATCTCTCTCCATCGGCACATTGAAGATAATCGACTGAGTGGCTGTAAAACTAAATCTTATGACTACAGAAGGCTGCCCACGACGTCTGTTGTAATTGCTTTTTACAATGAAGCCTGGTCGACATTGCTGCGGACGATACATAGCGTTCTTGAAACATCACCCTCAGTACTTCTAAAAGAAATTATACTGGTGGATGACTTGAGTGATAAAGTGTATTTGAAGGCTGAACTTGAAAAATACATAAGCAGTCTGAAAAGAGTTCGTTTGATAAGAACCAACAAACGAGAAGGATTGGTCCGTGCACGCTTAATTGGCGCTACCTTTGCTACTGGTGATGTCCTCACGTTTCTAGACTGTCACTGTGAATGTGTTTCTGGCTGGCTGGAACCACTGCTCGAGAGGATTGCTGAGAATGAGACTGTTATTGTTTGTCCTGTCATTGACACCATTGACTGGAAAACATTTGAATACTACATGCAAACAGCAGAGCCCATGATTGGGGGGTTTGACTGGCGGCTGACATTCCAGTGGCACTCGGTGCCTAAACATGAACGTCTCAGGCGCAAATCTGAAACTGACCCAATCAGATCCCCAACTATGGCTGGTGGCTTGTTTGCTGTCAGCAAGAAGTATTTTGAGTACCTGGGCACCTACGATACAGGAATGGAtgtttggggaggggagaacTTAGAATTATCATTTAGGGTTTGGCAGTGTGGAGGCATGTTGGAAATTCATCCGTGCTCCCATGTAGGCCATGTGTTTCCAAAGCGTGCACCCTATGCCAGACCAAATTTCCTTCAGAACACAGCACGTGCTGCTGAGGTGTGGATGGATGAGTACAAGGAGCACTTTTACAACAGAAATCCttcagcaaggaaagaaaactatggagatatttctgaaaggaagatACTAAGAGAGCGTTTGAAATGCAAGAGTTTTaactggtatttaaaaaacgTATTTGCTGAGTTGCATGTACCAGAAGATCGTCCTGGCTGGCATGGTGCTATCCGCAGTGCAGGAATAGCTTCAGAATGCCTCGACTATGTCTTACCAGAACATCATCCTACTGGGGCTCACCTTTCTCTCTTTGGATGTCATGGTCAGGGAGGCAATCAATTTTTTGAATACACATCAAATAAAGAGATTAGATTTAACTCAGTGACTGAGCTGTGTGCTGAAGTCCCTGAGCATGAAGACTTCATAGGTATGAGGAGATGCCCAAAAGATGGATCTCCTACCCCTGAAATTATTATATGGCATTTCAAAGAAGATGGGACTATTTATCATCCTCATTCAGGAAAGTGCCTTACTGCTTATCGTACAACTGAGGGGCGTGCTGATGTGCAAATGAGAACTTGTAATGCTGcagataaaaatcagatttggaAATTTGAGAAATAA